In the genome of Candidatus Dormiibacterota bacterium, one region contains:
- a CDS encoding DsrE/DsrF/DrsH-like family protein codes for MADDDENKRVVYVQSSGVDTPQRAATPFFLAATAAAMEWDVKIYFTINGPTLLKKGVAETLYVKKDGTGAPLSHFIDQARDLGVELLCCQPSLDLNGLDYEELIDGVKMIGGAAFNSLAAKASAVVCF; via the coding sequence ATGGCCGACGACGACGAGAACAAGCGCGTCGTCTACGTGCAGTCGAGCGGGGTGGACACCCCGCAGCGTGCCGCCACCCCGTTCTTCCTCGCCGCCACCGCGGCGGCGATGGAGTGGGACGTGAAGATCTACTTCACGATCAACGGCCCGACCCTGCTGAAGAAGGGGGTCGCCGAGACCCTCTACGTCAAGAAGGACGGCACCGGGGCGCCGCTCAGCCACTTCATCGACCAGGCCCGCGACCTCGGCGTCGAGCTGCTCTGCTGCCAGCCCAGCCTCGACCTCAACGGCCTCGACTACGAGGAGCTGATCGACGGCGTGAAGATGATCGGGGGCGCGGCGTTCAACAGCCTGGCGGCGAAGGCA